One region of Labrus bergylta chromosome 23, fLabBer1.1, whole genome shotgun sequence genomic DNA includes:
- the ncaph2 gene encoding condensin-2 complex subunit H2 — MESTESRYAHLLQPIRELTKNWDIDVASELNDYLDELDEMCITFDGGKTSLNFAEAALLIQGSACIYSKKVELLHSLVYQTLEYINDRNKKRSKQAAKSQGDDADGAASHDDADDVAEFSHLELDASEKSEKADSNMTVSVAPLPPESLIPPESYEKKKIPLISVKGEILCSLKDFRINIFIPGDEDMILLTLGSAASRFLLENHQRPAETLDQQRPGPLRPDAAAAGEAHLEAAVVSADVGENGGDAADDFLPMEDEPMEQDVEEHVERQQAPSEGRMIRERRQLEDDNLKKKETTPPVNVWMLHDLYAVLGEEKPSKPGKCYKVPDGLDDGGKRKRKRAAALQDFRSWFRGTFDPEEHKLKNGPMFTDLNYVYLSAMKEKLKTRKKIFRRAGVVVSDEELRRTFLQPEEAGPQQEGEEPVDGFRHADLLGGDDDLSDNEHDVFPDDVPAEFGGGADFISPDVQRDELSYEDLVKLRVEQLVVNSRGYTQETALSRRVKDWEDKIQPELLIQEDRPAFDIHDYGDRIVGALNGVGQRRSFASIVAGLDNFEACKYLLASLQLANDHTVEVDSALGLEESVDSMGLTLLSTLRATDRFKTLTASQ; from the exons ATGGAGTCCACAGAGAGCAGGTACGCTCACctgctgcagccaatcagagagctcaCCAAGAACTGGGACATTGATGTGGCTTCAGAGCTCAACGACTACTTAGACGAG CTGGATGAGATGTGCATCACGTTCGACGGAGGGAAAACCAGCCTGAACTTTGCAGAAGCCGCTCTGTTGATCCAGGGTTCAGCCTGCATCTACAGCAAGAAG GTGGAGCTCCTGCACAGCCTGGTTTACCAAACTCTGGAGTACATCAACGACAGGAACAAGAA GAGAAGCAAACAGGCGGCAAAGTCTCAGGGAGACGACGCAGACGGCGCAGCGAGCCACGATGACGCTGACGATGTGGCCGAG TTTTCTCATCTGGAGCTCGACGCCTCGGAGAAGTCAGAGAAAGCCGACTCCAACATG ACTGTGAGCgttgctcctcttcctccggAGTCTCTGATTCCTCCTGAAAGTTACGAGAAGAAGAAAATTCCtctcatcag tgtgaaAGGAGAGATCTTGTGCAGTCTGAAGGACTTCAGGATCAACATCTTCATCCCGGGAGACGAGGACATGATCCTGCTCACGCTGGGATCAGCTGCTTCCAGGTTCCTGCTGGAGAACCATCAACGACCTGCAGAGACTCTGGATCAGCAGCGTCCAGGTCCTCTCCGTCCAGACGCTGCGGCTGCAGGTGAAGCTCACTTAGAAGCTGCCGTAGTTTCAGCTGATGTTGGAGAAAACGGAGGCGATGCCGCAGACGACTTCCTCCCGATGGAAGACGAGCCCATGGAGCAGGACGTGGAGGAGCATGTGGAGAGACAGCAG GCTCCGAGTGAAGGTCGGATGATCAGAGAGAGACGACAGCTGGAGGACGACAacctgaagaagaaggagacGACGCCTCCG gTGAACGTGTGGATGCTCCACGACCTGTACGCCGTCCTCGGGGAGGAGAAGCCCTCGAAGCCGG GGAAATGTTATAAGGTTCCCGACGGCCTGGACGACGGAGGGAAGAGGAAACGGAAAcgagcagcagctctgcaggacTTCAGGAGCTGGTTCAGAGGCACCT ttgatCCTGAGGAGCATAAATTAAAAAACGGACCCATGTTCACAG accTGAACTACGTTTATCTGAGCGCCATGAAAGAGAAACTGAAGACGCGGAAGAAGATCTTCAGGAGAGCG ggCGTGGTGGTGTCTGATGAGGAGCTGAGGCGGACGTTCCTGCAGCCGGAGGAGGCAGGGCCAcagcaggagggggaggagcctgTGGATGGATTCAGACACGCCGACCTGCtgg GTGGCGATGACGACTTGTCCGATAACGAACATGACGTGTTTCCTGACGACGTTCCCGCTGAGTTTGGAGGAGGAGCCGATTTTATTTCACcag ACGTTCAGAGAGACGAGCTGAGTTATGAAGATCTGGTGAAGCTGCGAGTG gagcaGCTGGTGGTGAACAGTCGAGGGTACACTCAGGAAACCGCTCTGAGTCGACGAGTTAAAGACTGGGAGGATAAGATCCAACCTGAGCTGCTGatccag gAGGATCGTCCTGCATTCGACATCCACGATTACGGCGACCGGATCGTCGGAGCATTGAACGGCGTCGGGCAGCGTCGGTCTTTCGCGTCCATCGTCGCCGGTTTAGATAATTTTGAAGCCTGCAAATATCTGCTGGCGTCACTGCAGctg GCGAACGACCACACGGTGGAGGTGGACTCGGCGCTCGGTCTGGAGGAGAGCGTGGACTCGATGGGTCTGACTCTGCTCAGCACGCTCAGAGCGACGGATAGATTCAAGACTCTGACCGCTTCTCAatga
- the sco2 gene encoding protein SCO2 homolog, mitochondrial codes for MLGLRCIVGNLHGGGRLLRSLPHVQKSCVSSSSLTSQRVSLHRGLPPPAARRFLSQDRGSSARSARFKLQTRVAVTLAFGGGLMAVWWYVYSEKEQKLRQQRLQQLQQVALGQGNFSLLDHTGQRRTKRDFLGSWALLYFGFTHCPDICPDELDKLSAVVSALDGDAALPPVQPLFITVDPERDDVPALARYVKDFHPRLVGLTGTPEEVKEAGRDYRVYASPGPKDEDGDYIVDHTILIYLVSPDGLFLDYYNRMKNQDQIAESVRNHIRNHVPLADT; via the coding sequence ATGTTGGGGCTcaggtgcattgtgggtaacCTGCATGGAGGAGGCAGACTCCTGAGAAGTCTTCCTCACGTCCAGAAGTCgtgtgtctcctcctcctctctgacatcACAGCGGGTCAGCCTTCATCGTGGCCTTCCTCCGCCCGCTGCGAGGCGTTTCCTGTCTCAGGATCGCGGCTCTTCCGCTCGTTCCGCTCGGTTCAAGCTGCAGACTCGTGTGGCGGTGACTCTGGCGTTCGGCGGCGGTCTGATGGCGGTGTGGTGGTACGTTTACTCGGAGAAGGAGCAGAAGCTCCGTCAGCAgcgtctgcagcagctgcagcaggtcGCTCTGGGTCAGGGTAACTTCAGCCTGCTCGACCACACGGGGCAGCGCAGGACAAAGAGAGACTTCCTGGGCAGCTGGGCGCTGCTGTACTTCGGCTTCACACACTGTCCCGACATCTGTCCCGACGAGCTCGACAAACTGAGCGCCGTGGTGTCCGCTCTGGACGGGGACGCCGCGCTGCCTCCCGTCCAGCCGCTCTTCATCACCGTGGACCCCGAGAGGGACGACGTGCCCGCCCTCGCTCGCTATGTCAAAGACTTTCACCCCCGTCTGGTCGGACTGACGGGGACGCCGGAGGAAGTGAAAGAAGCGGGGCGGGACTACAGAGTGTACGCCAGCCCCGGACCCAAGGACGAGGACGGGGACTACATCGTGGACCACACGATCCTGATCTACCTGGTCAGTCCTGACGGGCTGTTTTTAGATTATTACAACAGGATGAAGAACCAGGACCAGATCGCAGAGAGCGTCAGGAACCACATCAGGAACCACGTCCCACTCGCAGACACCTGA